From Solwaraspora sp. WMMD1047, the proteins below share one genomic window:
- a CDS encoding tRNA (adenine-N1)-methyltransferase, which produces MIAHPAAEPSAATEPVPARRGPFRPGDRVQLTDPKGRMHTITLESGKSYHTHRGALDHDALIGLPEGSVVTSAGGTAYLALRPLLADYVLSMPRGAQVIYPKDAAQIVAMGDIFPGARVLEAGAGSGALTCSLLRAVGPTGEVHSYELRDDFAEIARRNVEAFFGGPHPAWQLRVGDVADCPGTGFDRIILDMLTPWEILDLVERALVPGGVFIGYVATTPQMSELVEALRERGGFTEPRAWESLVRDWHADGLAVRPDHRMIGHTAFLVSTRRLAPGVTAPPRRRKPSKGAEAYALRKQTLRDAAAAREAAREEEAV; this is translated from the coding sequence GTGATCGCACACCCCGCCGCCGAACCCAGCGCCGCAACCGAGCCGGTCCCGGCCCGGCGAGGACCGTTCCGACCCGGTGACCGGGTGCAGCTCACCGACCCCAAGGGCCGGATGCACACCATCACGCTGGAGAGCGGCAAGTCGTACCACACCCACCGCGGGGCGCTGGACCACGACGCTCTGATCGGCCTGCCGGAGGGGAGTGTGGTGACCTCGGCCGGCGGTACGGCGTACCTGGCGTTGCGTCCGCTGCTCGCCGACTACGTGCTCTCCATGCCGCGTGGTGCCCAGGTGATCTACCCCAAGGACGCCGCCCAGATCGTGGCGATGGGGGACATCTTCCCGGGCGCCCGGGTGCTGGAGGCGGGGGCGGGGTCCGGCGCGTTGACGTGTTCGCTGCTGCGTGCCGTCGGGCCGACCGGCGAGGTGCACTCCTACGAGCTGCGGGACGACTTCGCCGAGATCGCCCGCCGCAACGTCGAGGCCTTCTTCGGCGGGCCGCATCCGGCCTGGCAACTGCGGGTCGGTGACGTCGCGGACTGCCCGGGGACTGGCTTCGACCGGATCATCCTTGACATGCTGACGCCGTGGGAGATCCTCGATCTGGTCGAGCGCGCGTTGGTGCCCGGTGGGGTCTTCATCGGTTATGTGGCGACCACGCCCCAGATGTCGGAACTCGTGGAGGCGCTGCGCGAGCGCGGCGGCTTCACCGAACCGCGGGCGTGGGAGTCGCTGGTGCGCGACTGGCACGCCGACGGGCTGGCCGTGCGGCCCGACCACCGGATGATCGGCCACACCGCCTTCCTGGTCTCGACGCGTCGGCTGGCGCCCGGGGTCACCGCGCCACCGCGGCGACGCAAGCCGAGCAAGGGCGCCGAGGCTTACGCTCTGCGCAAGCAGACGCTGCGGGACGCGGCCGCGGCCCGGGAGGCGGCGCGGGAGGAGGAGGCGGTGTGA
- a CDS encoding site-2 protease family protein, with protein sequence MEDSPQRSRPTERRPGIAVGRALGVPVHLNASMFLLAVLVTVMYGEFVRRQLDLSQLTAYLVGFGFVVCLLGSVLLHELGHALTARRYGIGVRGITLELLGGYTEMDRDAPNPRVDLLVSLAGPAVSLVLGLAAAVTTLLLPDRTLINQLAFQLAVSNLIVAVFNLLPGLPLDGGRALRATVWAISRDRHRGTEVAGWVGRVVAAGTAALVVLLTTAGLLQPIGLALMLLVAFTLWQGAGQSIRVARISRRFPMVDLARLARPVFPVPSGTPLAEAQRRGAAAGSQAATLGVADSSGRLVALVDRVAAEAVPVERRPWVAVDTVARGLGGVPRIALGLRGEQVLHAVQSNPGPQYLVTSGEDVVGVLHIADLAQVLEPNRKLAP encoded by the coding sequence ATGGAGGACAGCCCGCAGCGGTCGCGGCCCACCGAGCGTCGACCCGGCATCGCCGTCGGCCGGGCGCTCGGCGTCCCGGTCCATCTCAACGCCTCCATGTTCCTGCTGGCCGTCCTGGTGACGGTGATGTACGGCGAGTTCGTCCGCCGCCAGCTCGACCTGTCCCAGCTCACCGCCTACCTGGTCGGCTTCGGGTTCGTGGTCTGCCTGCTCGGTTCGGTGCTGCTGCACGAGCTGGGCCACGCGCTGACCGCCCGCCGGTACGGCATCGGCGTACGCGGTATCACGCTGGAACTGCTCGGCGGCTACACCGAGATGGACCGCGACGCCCCCAACCCCCGGGTGGACCTGCTGGTGTCGCTCGCCGGCCCGGCGGTGTCGCTGGTGCTCGGGCTGGCCGCGGCGGTGACCACCCTGCTGCTGCCCGACCGGACCCTGATCAACCAGCTCGCCTTCCAGCTGGCGGTCAGCAACCTGATCGTGGCGGTGTTCAATCTGCTGCCGGGCCTCCCGCTGGACGGCGGCCGGGCGCTGCGGGCGACGGTCTGGGCGATCAGCCGGGACCGGCACCGGGGCACCGAGGTGGCCGGTTGGGTGGGCCGGGTGGTGGCGGCGGGTACGGCCGCCCTCGTGGTCCTGCTGACCACCGCCGGCCTGCTGCAGCCGATCGGTCTGGCGCTGATGCTGCTGGTGGCGTTCACCCTCTGGCAGGGCGCCGGGCAGTCGATCCGGGTGGCCCGGATCAGCCGCCGGTTCCCGATGGTCGACCTGGCCCGGCTGGCCCGGCCGGTCTTTCCGGTGCCCAGCGGCACGCCGTTGGCGGAGGCGCAGCGGCGCGGCGCGGCGGCCGGTTCGCAGGCCGCCACGCTCGGGGTGGCCGACTCCTCGGGTCGGCTGGTCGCCCTGGTGGACCGGGTCGCCGCCGAGGCGGTGCCGGTGGAGCGGCGGCCCTGGGTGGCGGTGGACACGGTGGCCCGGGGCCTGGGCGGCGTACCCCGGATCGCGCTCGGGCTCCGCGGCGAACAGGTCCTGCACGCGGTGCAGAGCAACCCTGGCCCGCAGTACCTGGTGACCTCGGGTGAAGATGTGGTCGGCGTCCTGCACATCGCCGATCTGGCACAAGTCCTGGAACCGAACCGAAAGCTGGCCCCGTGA
- a CDS encoding PD-(D/E)XK nuclease family protein: MVAETVTKESAVPTEPTGPAGPPEQAESAQVTASLSPSRAADFKTCPLLFRFRTIDRLPERPSADQARGTLVHAVLEALFDLPAERRTVAEAAELVAPQWDRLVEAQPELAGVFDAADLTGPAEFLRSARDLLDGYFAVEDPRRLEPAERESLVSAVVDGQLLIRGYLDRLDISPAGELRVVDYKTGGAPREAFEARALFQLKFYALVLWRTRGVVPRVLRLLYLRDAEILDYTPDADELLRFERTVVALWRAIEQATLARDFRPRPSKLCGWCSHQAFCPEFGGTPPPFPEPVVRPTADAEAPPAATGPE, encoded by the coding sequence ATGGTGGCGGAGACGGTGACGAAAGAGTCGGCAGTGCCGACGGAGCCGACCGGGCCGGCGGGGCCGCCGGAGCAGGCCGAGTCGGCGCAGGTGACCGCGTCGCTGTCGCCGTCGCGGGCGGCCGATTTCAAGACCTGCCCGCTGCTGTTCCGGTTCCGCACCATCGACCGGCTGCCCGAACGTCCCAGCGCCGACCAGGCCCGGGGCACGCTCGTGCACGCCGTGCTGGAGGCGCTGTTCGATCTGCCGGCCGAGCGGCGGACCGTGGCCGAGGCGGCCGAGCTGGTGGCCCCGCAGTGGGACCGGCTGGTCGAGGCCCAGCCGGAGCTGGCCGGGGTCTTCGACGCCGCGGACCTGACCGGCCCGGCCGAGTTCCTGCGCTCGGCGCGCGACCTGCTCGACGGCTACTTCGCGGTGGAGGATCCGCGCCGGTTGGAGCCCGCCGAGCGGGAGAGTCTGGTCTCCGCGGTGGTCGACGGGCAGCTGCTGATCCGGGGCTACCTGGACCGGCTCGACATCTCCCCGGCCGGGGAGCTGCGGGTGGTCGACTACAAGACCGGTGGGGCGCCCCGGGAGGCGTTCGAGGCGCGGGCGCTGTTCCAGCTCAAGTTCTACGCGCTGGTGCTGTGGCGCACCCGGGGGGTCGTCCCCCGGGTACTGCGCCTGCTCTACCTGCGGGACGCGGAGATCCTGGACTACACGCCCGACGCCGACGAGCTGCTCCGCTTCGAGCGTACGGTGGTGGCGCTGTGGCGGGCCATCGAACAGGCGACGCTGGCCCGTGACTTCCGCCCCCGGCCCAGCAAGCTCTGCGGGTGGTGCAGCCACCAGGCGTTCTGCCCGGAGTTCGGCGGCACCCCGCCGCCGTTCCCGGAGCCGGTGGTCCGACCGACCGCCGACGCCGAGGCGCCGCCCGCCGCCACCGGGCCGGAGTAA
- a CDS encoding sensor histidine kinase has product MARADAATAPPGEPRPRALPLAPVGATDAEAGSAPVPAHPAAPPWWHIRWWRAPWGPEPARPGATRPGPGRPVQEQPGLGRPSPERSGRREPDRGPLDRWRGLRLDALLAVAAVLVDVLFYATTPDELVPVDMVRLPWPAAIGLSLLAATPIALRRVAPRAAVVAVLVAFLATVLATYQPSTLVVAYIAITYTAAAHLPLRPAIGTAALLWSPTAIAVLAVPWLRDGGISPAYSIFTNSLLALVCFFVGRTVHARRASMHALEERARVAEENQRALADQAVTDERRRIARELHDVVAHHVSVMGVLATGARRVLPRDPAAVDEVLGTIEQTSRTTLREMRRLLDVLRTDAEPTAADLAPQPGLSGIETLVEQVREAGLPVTLRVDGAPGPLDPGVALTIFRIVQEALTNALKHAGTATAEVRLSFGVYWLVVEVSDTGRGPLPDANRLGHGLVGMRERVALYGGTLRTGPRPGGGYRVYAKMPMELLGAPNGEGAA; this is encoded by the coding sequence ATGGCCCGAGCAGACGCCGCGACCGCCCCACCTGGTGAGCCGCGCCCGCGCGCGTTGCCGCTGGCACCGGTCGGGGCTACCGACGCGGAGGCCGGGTCAGCACCGGTGCCCGCCCACCCGGCTGCCCCACCCTGGTGGCATATCCGCTGGTGGCGAGCCCCGTGGGGACCGGAGCCGGCCCGACCCGGCGCGACCCGGCCGGGCCCGGGGCGACCGGTCCAGGAGCAGCCCGGCCTGGGGCGGCCCAGCCCTGAGCGGTCGGGCCGGCGGGAGCCGGACCGGGGGCCGTTGGACCGGTGGCGGGGGCTGCGGCTGGACGCGCTGCTCGCGGTGGCCGCCGTCCTGGTCGACGTGCTGTTCTACGCCACCACCCCCGACGAGCTGGTACCGGTCGACATGGTCCGGCTGCCCTGGCCGGCGGCGATCGGCCTGAGCCTGCTGGCCGCCACGCCGATCGCGCTGCGGCGGGTCGCGCCCCGGGCCGCGGTGGTCGCGGTGCTCGTCGCCTTCCTCGCCACCGTGCTCGCCACGTACCAACCGAGCACCCTGGTCGTCGCCTACATCGCGATCACCTACACCGCCGCGGCGCACCTACCGCTGCGGCCCGCGATCGGCACCGCCGCGCTGCTCTGGTCGCCCACCGCGATCGCTGTGCTGGCCGTGCCGTGGCTGCGCGACGGGGGCATCTCACCGGCGTACTCGATCTTCACCAATTCCCTGCTCGCGCTGGTCTGCTTCTTCGTCGGACGGACCGTGCACGCCCGGCGGGCCTCGATGCACGCGTTGGAGGAGCGCGCCCGGGTGGCCGAGGAGAACCAGCGGGCCCTGGCCGACCAGGCGGTCACCGACGAGCGGCGCCGCATCGCCCGTGAGCTGCACGACGTGGTGGCCCACCACGTCAGCGTGATGGGAGTGCTGGCCACCGGGGCGCGCCGGGTGCTGCCCCGGGACCCGGCCGCGGTCGACGAGGTGCTCGGCACCATCGAGCAGACCAGCCGCACCACCCTGCGCGAGATGCGCCGGCTGCTCGACGTGCTGCGCACCGACGCCGAGCCGACCGCCGCCGACCTCGCCCCGCAGCCGGGCCTGTCCGGCATCGAGACCCTGGTCGAGCAGGTCCGCGAGGCCGGCCTGCCGGTCACCCTGCGGGTCGACGGCGCCCCCGGGCCGCTGGACCCGGGCGTCGCGCTGACCATCTTCCGAATCGTGCAGGAGGCGCTGACCAACGCGCTCAAGCACGCCGGGACGGCCACCGCCGAGGTACGGCTGAGCTTCGGCGTCTACTGGCTCGTCGTCGAGGTCTCCGACACCGGTCGCGGGCCGCTGCCGGACGCCAACCGGCTCGGACACGGCCTGGTCGGGATGCGCGAACGGGTCGCCCTCTACGGCGGCACCCTGCGCACCGGCCCCCGCCCCGGCGGCGGCTACCGGGTGTACGCGAAGATGCCGATGGAACTTCTGGGCGCACCGAACGGCGAGGGAGCGGCATGA
- a CDS encoding response regulator transcription factor produces MTDERAMPDQRATARPVRVLLADDQPLLRTGFRMVLGAEDDLDIVGEAGDGAEAVDLARRLLPDVVLMDIRMPRMDGVAATRAIVAARLPVRVLILTTFDLDEYVVGALRAGASGFLAKDVPAEDLVTAIRTVAVGEAVVAPRILKRLLDRFADSLPDPSSTPPKTLDVLTDREREVLMQVARGLSNAEIARALSVSETTIKTHVGHLLTKLGLRDRVQAVVLAYESGIVRPRS; encoded by the coding sequence ATGACCGACGAGCGGGCCATGCCCGACCAGCGGGCCACCGCCCGACCGGTGCGCGTCCTGCTCGCGGACGACCAGCCGCTGCTGCGTACCGGATTCCGGATGGTGCTCGGCGCGGAGGACGACCTGGACATCGTCGGCGAGGCCGGCGACGGCGCCGAGGCGGTCGACCTGGCCCGGCGGCTGCTGCCGGACGTGGTACTGATGGACATCCGGATGCCGCGGATGGACGGCGTCGCGGCGACCCGCGCCATCGTCGCCGCCCGGTTGCCGGTCCGGGTGCTGATCCTGACCACCTTCGACCTGGACGAGTACGTCGTCGGCGCGCTGCGCGCCGGCGCCAGCGGGTTCCTCGCCAAGGACGTGCCGGCCGAGGACCTGGTGACCGCGATCCGCACGGTGGCGGTCGGCGAGGCGGTGGTCGCGCCCCGGATCCTCAAGCGCCTGCTGGACCGCTTCGCCGACTCGTTGCCGGACCCCTCGTCCACCCCGCCGAAGACGCTGGACGTGCTCACCGACCGGGAACGGGAGGTGCTGATGCAGGTGGCCCGGGGGTTGTCCAACGCCGAGATCGCCCGGGCGCTCTCGGTCAGCGAGACCACCATCAAGACCCACGTCGGGCACCTGCTGACCAAGCTGGGGCTGCGCGACCGGGTGCAGGCGGTGGTGCTGGCCTACGAGTCCGGCATCGTCCGGCCGCGTAGCTGA
- a CDS encoding ABC transporter ATP-binding protein: MTGTDTGAGGAAARAQDVWKVYGSGEAEVIALRGVSAEFERARFTAIMGPSGSGKSTLMHCLAGLDSTTRGDVWIGDTKVTGLGDAGLTKLRRDKVGFIFQQFNLLPTLTAAENILLPLNIAGRKPDPTWYDTVIDTVGLRDRLDHRPAQLSGGQQQRVACARALVARPQVIFADEPTGNLDSRSGAEVLGFLRNSVREHHQTIVMVTHDPVAAAYADRVIFLADGQIVSELVEPTAETVLDTLKNLDVLTDVPGAV, translated from the coding sequence GTGACCGGGACAGACACGGGGGCGGGCGGTGCGGCCGCGCGGGCCCAGGACGTGTGGAAGGTGTACGGCAGCGGCGAGGCCGAGGTGATCGCCCTGCGCGGCGTCAGCGCCGAGTTCGAGCGGGCCCGGTTCACCGCGATCATGGGGCCGTCGGGCTCCGGCAAGTCCACCCTGATGCACTGCCTGGCCGGGCTGGACTCGACCACCCGCGGTGACGTGTGGATCGGCGACACCAAGGTGACCGGGCTGGGGGACGCCGGGCTGACGAAGCTGCGCCGCGACAAGGTCGGCTTCATCTTCCAACAGTTCAACCTGCTACCCACCCTCACCGCCGCCGAGAACATCCTCCTCCCCCTCAACATCGCCGGCCGCAAACCAGACCCCACCTGGTACGACACCGTCATCGACACCGTCGGACTCCGCGACCGCCTCGACCACCGACCCGCCCAACTCTCCGGCGGCCAACAACAACGCGTCGCCTGCGCCCGCGCCCTCGTCGCCCGACCCCAGGTCATCTTCGCCGACGAACCCACCGGCAACCTCGACTCCCGCAGCGGCGCCGAAGTCCTCGGCTTCCTCCGCAACTCCGTCCGCGAACACCACCAGACCATCGTCATGGTCACCCACGACCCCGTCGCCGCCGCCTACGCCGACCGCGTCATCTTCCTCGCCGACGGCCAGATCGTCTCCGAGCTGGTCGAGCCGACCGCGGAGACGGTGCTGGACACCCTGAAGAACCTGGACGTGCTCACCGACGTTCCCGGAGCCGTGTGA
- a CDS encoding ABC transporter permease, whose amino-acid sequence MLRATLKSLLSRKLRLVLSGFAIILGVMFVASAFVLTDSLGGRFERLFQTVNENVAVQVQATDAAEEAAAEGEQPLLTEADLQALRQVDGVNAVVGDASAEGVTPFRARDGKALPGTGVPRLGIGLGEDDFVADGLLQVAEGRAPTSDNEVALTRFTAEQSGHAIGDRIKVYVQSRYAASEYTVTGILEYAGGRPSLAGETMVAFTVPEAQRLFYDRTGAFGAAQLEAAPGVSEETLKERVAQVVPAGFEAKTGTEIAEEQASEFKQLLTFVNWFFLGFALIALLVGMFLIFNTFNILIAQRSRELALLRALGASWRQVTGNVLIEALVVGVLASTLGLLAGIGVAAGLQSLAGTVGISLPAGGLTVSVTAVVASYLVGVLMTVVAALIPAIRASGVPPIAAMRDVVRPDKSMRGLTITGAVVTGLGVALLVVGLLGVDGLTAVALGGGVLLAIVGVALLSPALTAPIAGTVGRLVSWGTASGLGRRNALRNPRRTAVTAAALMIGVTLVSTVSVIGASLRATVDDLVENQLGAEVLVVTNTTSLPTGRDGFDPARLAEIEQFPGVTDAVAYHFVVLTVDGKANQLVSATDLSVAPAMFALDRKAGDLSPGGADEAIVDENTAEANGWQVGSTVRVAMAKGGDRSYRIAGIYESRLTVGLILAESQVAYFAGPLAAQGFISVSESADVPAIVQRTEQLMADYPLVTVGDRSTYADQQNALVNQLLAIFYVLLALAVVVAFLGIVNTLVLSTFERTRELGLLRAVGMNRRQIRRMVRVESLLIAVFGCLLGIALGVALGLTASAALRDQDVLSVVTLPYAQLVGFVVAAALAGIAAAWWPSWRASRLNVLDAIAYE is encoded by the coding sequence ATGCTGCGCGCGACCCTCAAGAGCCTGCTCTCCCGCAAGCTGCGGCTGGTGCTCTCCGGCTTCGCGATCATCCTCGGGGTGATGTTCGTGGCCAGCGCCTTCGTGCTCACCGACAGCCTCGGCGGCCGGTTCGAGCGGCTGTTCCAGACCGTCAACGAGAACGTCGCGGTCCAGGTGCAGGCCACCGACGCGGCCGAGGAGGCTGCGGCCGAGGGCGAACAGCCGCTGTTGACCGAGGCCGACCTGCAGGCGCTGCGTCAGGTCGACGGCGTGAACGCGGTGGTCGGCGACGCCAGCGCCGAGGGCGTCACCCCGTTCCGGGCCCGCGACGGCAAGGCGCTGCCGGGCACCGGCGTGCCCCGGCTCGGCATCGGGCTGGGCGAGGACGACTTCGTCGCCGACGGCCTGCTGCAGGTGGCGGAGGGCCGCGCCCCCACCTCCGACAACGAGGTGGCGCTCACCCGGTTCACCGCCGAGCAGAGCGGACACGCCATCGGCGACCGGATCAAGGTGTACGTCCAGTCCCGGTACGCGGCGTCGGAGTACACCGTCACCGGCATCCTGGAGTACGCCGGCGGCCGGCCCTCGCTGGCCGGGGAGACCATGGTGGCGTTCACCGTGCCGGAGGCGCAGCGGCTCTTCTACGACCGCACCGGGGCGTTCGGCGCCGCCCAGTTGGAGGCCGCGCCCGGCGTCTCGGAGGAGACCCTCAAGGAGCGGGTCGCCCAGGTGGTGCCGGCCGGCTTCGAGGCGAAGACCGGCACCGAGATCGCCGAGGAGCAGGCCTCGGAGTTCAAGCAGTTGTTGACGTTCGTCAACTGGTTCTTCCTCGGCTTCGCCCTGATCGCCCTGCTGGTCGGGATGTTCCTGATCTTCAACACCTTCAACATCCTGATCGCCCAGCGGTCCCGGGAGCTGGCGCTGCTGCGCGCGTTGGGGGCGAGCTGGCGCCAGGTCACCGGAAACGTGTTGATCGAGGCGCTGGTGGTCGGCGTCCTCGCCTCCACCCTGGGGCTGCTGGCCGGCATCGGGGTGGCCGCCGGGTTGCAGTCGCTGGCCGGCACCGTCGGCATCTCGCTGCCGGCGGGCGGGCTCACCGTCAGCGTCACCGCGGTGGTGGCGTCCTACCTGGTCGGTGTGCTGATGACGGTGGTCGCGGCGCTGATCCCGGCGATCCGGGCCTCCGGCGTACCGCCGATCGCAGCCATGCGCGACGTGGTCCGTCCGGACAAGTCGATGCGCGGGCTGACGATCACCGGGGCGGTGGTCACCGGGCTCGGGGTGGCGCTGCTGGTGGTCGGGCTGCTCGGCGTCGACGGCCTGACCGCGGTCGCGCTCGGCGGCGGCGTGCTGCTGGCCATCGTCGGGGTGGCGCTGCTCTCCCCGGCGTTGACCGCGCCGATCGCCGGCACGGTCGGCCGGCTGGTCAGCTGGGGCACGGCCAGCGGCCTGGGGCGGCGCAACGCGCTGCGCAACCCGCGCCGCACCGCGGTCACCGCGGCCGCCCTGATGATCGGGGTGACGCTGGTCAGCACCGTGAGCGTGATCGGCGCCTCGCTGCGGGCCACGGTGGACGACCTGGTGGAGAACCAGCTCGGCGCCGAGGTGCTGGTGGTGACCAACACGACGTCGCTGCCGACCGGCCGGGACGGCTTCGACCCGGCCCGGCTGGCCGAGATCGAACAGTTCCCGGGGGTGACCGACGCGGTCGCGTACCACTTCGTGGTGCTCACCGTCGACGGCAAGGCCAACCAGCTGGTCTCCGCGACCGACCTGTCGGTGGCGCCGGCGATGTTCGCGCTGGACCGCAAGGCCGGCGATCTCAGCCCCGGCGGCGCCGACGAGGCGATCGTCGACGAGAACACCGCCGAGGCCAACGGCTGGCAGGTCGGCAGCACCGTACGGGTGGCGATGGCCAAGGGCGGTGACCGGTCGTACCGGATCGCCGGGATCTACGAGAGCCGGTTGACCGTCGGTCTGATCCTGGCCGAGTCGCAGGTCGCGTACTTCGCCGGGCCGCTGGCCGCGCAGGGGTTCATCAGCGTCTCCGAGTCGGCCGACGTGCCGGCCATCGTGCAGCGGACGGAGCAGTTGATGGCCGACTATCCGTTGGTCACCGTCGGCGACCGGTCCACCTACGCCGACCAGCAGAACGCACTCGTCAACCAGTTGCTGGCGATCTTCTACGTGCTGCTGGCGCTGGCCGTGGTGGTGGCGTTCCTGGGCATCGTCAACACCCTGGTGCTGAGCACCTTCGAGCGGACCAGGGAGCTGGGACTGCTGCGCGCGGTCGGGATGAACCGGCGTCAGATCCGCCGGATGGTGCGGGTCGAGTCGCTGCTGATCGCGGTCTTCGGCTGCCTGCTGGGCATCGCGCTGGGGGTCGCGCTGGGTCTCACCGCGTCGGCCGCGCTGCGGGACCAGGACGTCCTCAGTGTGGTGACGCTGCCCTACGCGCAGCTCGTCGGGTTCGTGGTCGCCGCCGCGCTGGCCGGGATCGCCGCCGCCTGGTGGCCGTCGTGGCGGGCGTCGCGGCTCAACGTGCTCGACGCCATCGCGTACGAGTAG
- a CDS encoding ABC transporter ATP-binding protein, whose translation MTGTAVRAGQTAARATDVWKVYGSGEAEVIALRGVTTELEGGRFTAIMGPSGSGKSTLMHCLAGLDSVTKGRIEIGETTVTGLGDAGLTKLRRDKVGFIFQQFNLLPTLTAAENILLPLNIAGRKPDPTWYDTVIDTVGLRDRLDHRPAQLSGGQQQRVACARALVARPQVIFADEPTGNLDSRSGAEVLGFLRNSVREHHQTIVMVTHDPVAAAYADRVIFLADGQIVSELVEPTAETVLDTMKKLDA comes from the coding sequence GTGACGGGGACAGCAGTCCGCGCCGGCCAGACGGCGGCCCGCGCGACCGATGTGTGGAAGGTGTACGGCAGCGGCGAAGCCGAGGTGATCGCCCTGCGCGGTGTCACCACGGAACTCGAGGGCGGCCGATTCACGGCGATCATGGGGCCGTCGGGCTCCGGCAAGTCCACCCTGATGCACTGCCTGGCCGGGCTGGACTCGGTGACCAAGGGCCGGATCGAGATCGGTGAGACGACCGTGACCGGGCTGGGTGACGCCGGGCTGACGAAGCTGCGCCGCGACAAGGTCGGCTTCATCTTCCAACAGTTCAACCTGCTACCCACCCTCACCGCCGCCGAGAACATCCTCCTCCCCCTCAACATCGCCGGCCGCAAACCAGACCCCACCTGGTACGACACCGTCATCGACACCGTCGGACTCCGCGACCGCCTCGACCACCGACCCGCCCAACTCTCCGGCGGCCAACAACAACGCGTCGCCTGCGCCCGCGCCCTCGTCGCCCGACCCCAGGTCATCTTCGCCGACGAACCCACCGGCAACCTCGACTCCCGCAGCGGCGCCGAAGTCCTCGGCTTCCTCCGCAACTCCGTCCGCGAACACCACCAGACCATCGTCATGGTCACCCACGACCCCGTCGCCGCCGCCTACGCCGACCGCGTCATCTTCCTCGCCGACGGCCAGATCGTCTCCGAGCTGGTCGAGCCGACCGCGGAGACGGTGCTGGACACGATGAAGAAGCTGGACGCGTGA